A part of Thermomicrobiales bacterium genomic DNA contains:
- a CDS encoding proline dehydrogenase family protein, translated as MAIDLNPYFRKLILVATHNPVVAKLVNSYGMRLGAARFVAGESFEECAPKLKELNRQGFRCNTTILGEAITDRALANQVTDDYISILDQIERDGIGCNLAVKLTQLGLTIDEELAYANIDRLVSHAKATNNFVRIDMEDSPLVDVTLRIYKRLRDAGHDNVGTVLQSYLYRTGKDYEGLIPYHPNLRIVKGAYLEPPTVAYPNKSDVDARYLILTKEMLANNVYTGIATHDTKIIDAVIDYANRNGIGRDKFEFQMLYGIATNLQKDLVARGYTVLIATPHGPQWYFYLMRRLAERPANVFFFLKNIFR; from the coding sequence ATGGCGATCGATCTCAACCCGTATTTCCGCAAGCTCATCCTGGTTGCCACTCACAATCCTGTGGTGGCCAAGCTGGTCAATTCGTATGGCATGCGGCTGGGAGCGGCTCGGTTCGTTGCCGGGGAGTCGTTCGAGGAATGTGCCCCAAAGCTCAAGGAACTCAATCGGCAAGGCTTCCGCTGCAACACCACTATCCTGGGCGAAGCGATCACCGACCGGGCGCTGGCGAACCAGGTGACGGACGACTACATCAGCATCCTCGACCAGATCGAGCGGGACGGTATCGGCTGCAACCTGGCAGTCAAGCTCACCCAGTTGGGCCTCACTATCGATGAGGAGCTGGCATATGCGAATATCGATCGGTTGGTAAGTCACGCGAAAGCCACAAACAACTTCGTTCGAATCGATATGGAGGATTCGCCGCTGGTCGATGTGACACTGCGCATCTACAAGCGGTTGCGCGACGCCGGGCATGACAATGTCGGGACGGTATTGCAGTCGTACCTCTATCGCACTGGCAAGGACTACGAAGGGCTCATCCCCTATCACCCGAATCTGCGCATTGTGAAGGGCGCCTATCTCGAACCGCCCACGGTCGCCTATCCCAACAAGTCCGACGTCGACGCGCGCTATCTGATCCTCACCAAGGAGATGCTGGCCAACAACGTCTATACCGGCATCGCCACCCACGATACGAAGATCATCGATGCTGTGATCGACTATGCCAATCGCAACGGCATTGGCCGGGACAAGTTCGAGTTCCAGATGCTCTACGGCATCGCCACCAATCTGCAGAAAGACCTTGTGGCGCGCGGGTACACCGTGCTCATTGCCACGCCGCACGGTCCGCAGTGGTACTTCTATTTGATGCGTCGCTTGGCCGAACGTCCGGCGAACGTGTTCTTCTTCCTGAAGAACATTTTCCGGTAA
- a CDS encoding hydantoinase/oxoprolinase family protein yields MKLATDIGGTFTDLVSLDETTGDYILAKALSTPPRFSQGIMDAIHKSGLDPATVTGFVHGATVVINALTERTGARTALVTTEGCRDVLEIGRANRPDIYNMRFRKQPPFVPRELRFEVTERMNYKGEIVTDLDPRSVDAVAKQIEAEGCEAVAICLLHSYANPEHELRVAARLRELLPDVLVTASAEITREWREYERTSTAVLNAYVQPVAASYLRQLDTSLRDEGIGAPLDIMKSNGGTSNLDFVAEQPIHLVESGPVGGVIGAAALGKLIGEPNLITMDIGGTTAKCSLIENGDYKITTEYRIERDDRAAGYPIKAPVVDIVEIGAGGGSIAWIDAGGALKIGPRSAGASPGPASYGLGGTEPTVTDANLIAGRINADYFLGGELKLDLLKARAAYQPIAKALGVSIEEAAIGVIRLANANMNNALKLVSVRRGYDPREFALIAFGGGGSMHAVALASDLRISRVIIPVAPGHFSAFGMLMSNAMQDYLRTTLTASTEASRERVESTFLELETQATDYFVAAGFDLDQIELVRSLDMRYNGQEHTVRVRVTDSEIDFATLNDRFHAAHEKAYTFRLPSGVEIVNYHVAAVVPTAKPALAPLEPGSGTPWLKSTRPVDFDSWGTLDAAVFERADLFHGCHFHGPAIIEEPAASTVVPPGVRGTVDSIGNIILTIGDEA; encoded by the coding sequence GGCTCGATCCCGCCACCGTGACCGGATTCGTGCACGGTGCGACGGTGGTCATCAACGCGCTGACCGAACGCACCGGCGCACGGACCGCGCTTGTGACGACGGAGGGTTGCCGCGACGTCCTGGAGATCGGTCGCGCCAACCGCCCCGACATCTACAACATGCGATTTCGCAAGCAGCCGCCCTTTGTGCCGCGCGAGCTGCGATTCGAAGTAACCGAGCGCATGAACTACAAGGGTGAGATCGTGACTGATCTCGATCCGCGCTCGGTCGATGCAGTTGCGAAGCAGATCGAGGCTGAAGGGTGCGAGGCCGTAGCGATCTGTCTGCTGCACTCCTATGCCAACCCCGAGCATGAGCTGCGAGTTGCAGCGCGCTTGCGCGAGCTCCTGCCAGACGTGCTGGTGACCGCCTCGGCGGAGATCACGCGTGAATGGCGTGAATACGAACGCACCAGCACGGCAGTCCTCAATGCGTATGTCCAGCCGGTTGCGGCGTCGTATCTTCGACAACTTGATACGAGCTTGCGGGACGAGGGGATCGGTGCTCCGCTTGACATCATGAAGTCGAATGGTGGCACGTCCAATCTCGACTTTGTGGCCGAACAACCGATTCATTTGGTCGAATCGGGGCCGGTGGGCGGCGTCATAGGCGCGGCCGCGCTTGGCAAGCTTATCGGTGAACCGAACCTGATCACCATGGACATCGGCGGCACCACTGCCAAGTGTTCGTTGATCGAAAACGGAGACTACAAGATCACGACCGAGTACCGTATCGAGCGGGACGACCGCGCTGCGGGCTACCCGATCAAGGCGCCGGTGGTGGACATCGTCGAGATTGGCGCGGGTGGTGGCTCGATCGCCTGGATCGACGCCGGGGGCGCCCTGAAGATCGGTCCGCGCAGCGCGGGCGCATCGCCCGGTCCTGCGAGCTATGGCCTGGGTGGCACGGAGCCAACCGTCACCGATGCCAACCTCATCGCTGGCCGCATCAACGCCGACTATTTCCTCGGGGGCGAACTGAAACTCGATCTGCTGAAGGCGAGAGCCGCCTATCAACCGATCGCCAAGGCGCTCGGTGTGTCGATCGAGGAAGCCGCCATCGGCGTGATCCGACTGGCGAACGCCAACATGAACAACGCGCTCAAGCTCGTCTCGGTGCGGCGCGGGTATGACCCGCGCGAGTTCGCGCTGATCGCGTTTGGGGGCGGCGGATCGATGCACGCTGTCGCGTTGGCGAGCGACTTGCGGATCTCCCGCGTCATCATCCCGGTCGCTCCCGGGCATTTCTCTGCGTTTGGCATGTTGATGTCCAACGCCATGCAGGACTACCTGCGGACGACGTTGACCGCGTCGACCGAAGCATCGCGAGAACGGGTCGAATCGACCTTCCTCGAACTCGAAACCCAGGCGACCGACTATTTCGTCGCTGCCGGGTTCGATCTGGATCAGATCGAACTCGTGCGCTCGCTCGACATGCGCTACAACGGCCAGGAACACACCGTGCGCGTGCGCGTCACCGATAGTGAGATCGATTTCGCGACGCTCAACGATCGTTTCCATGCTGCGCATGAGAAGGCGTACACCTTCCGCCTGCCATCAGGAGTGGAGATCGTCAACTACCATGTTGCCGCGGTCGTGCCAACCGCCAAGCCGGCGTTGGCTCCATTGGAGCCGGGATCGGGCACACCCTGGCTGAAGTCGACGCGCCCTGTCGATTTCGATAGTTGGGGCACGTTGGACGCCGCGGTCTTCGAGCGCGCGGATCTTTTTCACGGTTGCCACTTCCATGGACCCGCGATCATCGAGGAGCCAGCGGCTTCGACCGTGGTCCCTCCTGGAGTGCGTGGCACGGTCGACTCGATCGGAAACATCATCCTGACGATTGGAGACGAGGCATGA
- a CDS encoding hydantoinase B/oxoprolinase family protein codes for MTATTLDPFTIEIIKDSLNVIGDEMFVSLQRTSKSPIIYEVLDYCCGITDEQGQLLAQGNGVAGFLGTLTFAVHSVLDKFGAEYLKPGDIFITNDPYTGGGTHLSDVSLVMPIFYDGQLVAFSANKAHWTEVGGKDPGSWTTDSTDVFQEGLQFPCVRLFAEGVPNESLFDVIGANVRTPDMSLGDMWAQVASCRLAGIRFQDLCDKYGLSAVREAIGILLDYGEAMVAQELAKLPAGVYEADDWIDDDGITSDPHHCQVKVTVTADKFIADFTGSAPQTMGPINCTWTGLVSAVRLIFKALTDPHIPANEGTFRALEVICPPGTVLTAERPAPVSTYWETMIFAADLVWKALAPVVPNRLSAGHFLSVCGDVTFTIHPDTGKPAILVEPNAGGWGASIDQDGESGLVCVGDGETYVLPLEVTEAIYGIQVDRYEFNTAPGGEGKYQGGRGLIRDYRMLSDHGGFITATFGRHKFLPWGVDGGHDGSMNAVQIRFADGREPVTVGKTARYPLRKGDVARLITGCGGGWGDPAERDTDAVRADLRAGLISPETARDVYGLTDKEA; via the coding sequence ATGACCGCGACTACCCTCGACCCCTTTACGATCGAGATCATCAAGGACAGTCTCAATGTCATTGGCGATGAGATGTTCGTGTCGCTCCAGCGCACCAGCAAGAGCCCAATCATCTACGAAGTGCTCGACTATTGCTGCGGCATCACCGATGAGCAAGGGCAGCTTCTCGCACAGGGCAACGGTGTGGCTGGATTCCTGGGAACGCTCACCTTTGCGGTTCATTCCGTGCTCGACAAGTTCGGCGCGGAGTATCTGAAGCCGGGCGATATCTTCATCACGAACGACCCATACACCGGCGGCGGCACACATCTCTCCGACGTCTCATTGGTCATGCCGATCTTCTATGACGGGCAACTCGTCGCGTTCTCTGCAAACAAGGCGCACTGGACCGAGGTGGGCGGCAAGGACCCGGGTTCGTGGACGACGGATTCGACCGATGTCTTCCAGGAGGGGCTGCAGTTCCCCTGTGTGCGACTCTTCGCCGAAGGTGTCCCGAATGAATCGCTTTTCGATGTGATCGGGGCAAACGTCCGTACGCCTGATATGAGTTTGGGCGACATGTGGGCCCAGGTGGCGTCCTGTCGGCTGGCCGGAATCCGCTTTCAGGATCTCTGCGACAAGTACGGCCTTTCGGCGGTGCGAGAAGCGATCGGCATTCTGCTTGACTATGGCGAAGCGATGGTTGCTCAGGAACTGGCCAAGTTGCCGGCCGGTGTCTATGAAGCGGACGACTGGATCGACGACGACGGCATTACCTCGGATCCACATCACTGCCAGGTCAAAGTGACCGTCACCGCCGACAAGTTCATCGCCGACTTCACCGGCTCGGCGCCGCAGACGATGGGTCCGATCAACTGCACGTGGACCGGCCTGGTATCGGCGGTGCGGCTCATTTTCAAAGCGCTGACCGACCCGCACATTCCCGCGAACGAGGGCACCTTCCGCGCGCTGGAAGTCATTTGCCCGCCTGGCACGGTGCTGACTGCCGAGCGGCCCGCGCCTGTGTCGACGTACTGGGAAACGATGATCTTCGCAGCTGACCTGGTCTGGAAAGCGCTCGCGCCGGTTGTGCCCAACCGCCTTTCTGCCGGGCACTTTCTGAGTGTTTGCGGCGACGTTACCTTCACGATTCATCCCGATACCGGCAAGCCCGCGATTCTGGTCGAGCCGAATGCCGGAGGGTGGGGCGCGTCCATCGATCAGGACGGCGAGAGCGGGCTGGTCTGTGTTGGTGATGGCGAGACGTACGTGCTTCCACTCGAGGTCACCGAAGCGATCTATGGTATCCAGGTCGATCGGTATGAGTTCAATACGGCTCCGGGCGGTGAAGGCAAGTATCAGGGAGGACGCGGCTTGATTCGCGACTACCGAATGCTGAGCGACCACGGAGGATTCATTACTGCCACATTTGGGCGCCACAAGTTCTTGCCGTGGGGTGTCGACGGCGGCCATGACGGATCGATGAACGCGGTGCAGATCCGGTTTGCCGACGGCCGCGAACCGGTCACCGTTGGCAAGACCGCGCGGTACCCATTAAGGAAGGGCGATGTCGCCCGGCTCATCACAGGATGCGGGGGAGGCTGGGGTGATCCGGCTGAGCGCGATACGGATGCGGTGCGCGCCGATCTGCGCGCGGGATTGATCAGCCCGGAAACGGCCCGGGATGTGTATGGTTTGACGGACAAGGAAGCGTGA